DNA sequence from the Streptomyces sp. NBC_01264 genome:
GAGTCACTGCCGCCCTCGCTGGAAAGCTTCCAGCGGCTCTTCGACCGGCATGCGCGGATGTCGGGGATCCGGCTGGCCGAGCCCACCTGGCTCTCCTCCTGGCGGGTCAACGTCCGCATGGCCACCCGGATACGAGAGGGCCGGGCCTTCCTCGCGGGGGACGCGGCGCACGTGCACCCCATAGCGGGCGGGCTGGGCATGAACACCGGCATCCAGGACGCCGCCGCCCTCGGCCGGTCGCTGACCGCCGCCCTCTCCGGGTCGGCCGGGGAGGAAGCGCTCGACGCGTACCAGGCGGAGCGGCTGCCGGTGGCAGCCGACCTCCTGGCCGACACGGCACAGCGGTACGAGCGCGTGGTGGCGGCCGTCCGCGAGCCGGGACGGGGCACGGAGGCGGGCCTGGAGTGACAGCCCGCGCCCGAGCCCCGCACGACAGGGTGAGCCGATCTTCAACACAGCTCACGGCCCTGCCCTACTGCCGCGTCAACGGGTGGCAACGGCCAGGCTGACCACGTAGCGCTCCTCGACCGTCCCGCCCGGGAAGACTCCGGTCAGCAGCTCGCGCTCCGCGGCCAGGAACGTCTCGGTGGCGTTCTTGCCGAGGACGAGGAAGTCGGAGTAGCTGGCGAGATTCGCGAGATGCGTTTCGAGTGGAACGCTCCTCGTCCAGGAGACCTGCCGGGTGACGAAGTCCAGTTGGGGCGGCAGGCCGCGGAATCGGGCCATGGGGTCGGGTTCGCTGTCCTCGGCGCCGAAGAGGCGGCGCAGGCGGGCGTCCTGGTCGGCGATCCAGCCGACCGTGCCGTCCGAGTCGTTCCACCAGAGGGCGAGCGCGCCGCCGAGGCGCAGTACGCGGAGGGCTTCCGGAACGGACTCGACCGGGTCGGTCCAGTGCCAGGCCTGGGCATAGGTGAGGAAGTCGACGGACTCGGAGGCCAGCGGCAGATGGTTGCCGTCACCGAGCACGACCGGAACCTCGGGCAGCCTGAGGCGGAACTGGGAAGCCATCCCAGGGCCGGGCTCGACCGCGACGACGTGGGCGCCGCGGGCATGGAGGAGAGCGGTCGCCAGTCCCGTCCCGGCGCCGATGTCCGCGATGCGGGCGCCCTTCAAGGGGCGGGCCGCGAGTTCCTCGACCGCATCGAGCAGAGCGGGCGGATACGAGGGACGGTTCGCCGCATAGTCGGCGGCAGCCTTGTCGAAGGACCGGGCCTGCGAAGTGATCGTCATTCGACCATCCTCGACGGCCCCGGGCCCTGACACGCCACATTTTGACGCCGTTTCCCCGACAGGCAGATACGGAGAGGACGCCAACCACCGGACATG
Encoded proteins:
- a CDS encoding class I SAM-dependent methyltransferase, with the protein product MTITSQARSFDKAAADYAANRPSYPPALLDAVEELAARPLKGARIADIGAGTGLATALLHARGAHVVAVEPGPGMASQFRLRLPEVPVVLGDGNHLPLASESVDFLTYAQAWHWTDPVESVPEALRVLRLGGALALWWNDSDGTVGWIADQDARLRRLFGAEDSEPDPMARFRGLPPQLDFVTRQVSWTRSVPLETHLANLASYSDFLVLGKNATETFLAAERELLTGVFPGGTVEERYVVSLAVATR